A stretch of the Coturnix japonica isolate 7356 chromosome 27, Coturnix japonica 2.1, whole genome shotgun sequence genome encodes the following:
- the CNP gene encoding 2',3'-cyclic-nucleotide 3'-phosphodiesterase, with protein sequence MNRGFSKKSHPFLPKIFRKMSAQSAKEKPESLRFPFLDDEETIATLKESRTFFILRGLPGSGKSTLAQAIQERYRDGCKVIAAESYKISPAVRSAVPEEYCKVDEDLVDYCKRDVSVIVLDDTHHERERLEQIFDIADKYRYKVIFAEPKTQWRMDCSQLKDKNQWKLTAEDLKKMKPSLEKEFLPMYFGWFLSKRSSETLRKAGQLFLDELGSLKAFKKESKFFTSEDPKLKIDLTSYFVKRPPGVLHCTTKYTDFGKAAGAEDYAQQEAVRASYGKGFTLSISGLFVTTKTVGARVELNDQQLLLWPGDADKVQATDSLPKGSRAHITLGCASGVEAVQTGLDLLEFVKLEKAGNKGEEVGEIGGGKLQYFGNGMWMLVLAKKIDVRAIFSGYYGKGKLVPTQSTNKRGSAFSSCTII encoded by the exons AACAGAGGTTTCTCCAAGAAAAGCCACCCGTTCCTACCCAAAATATTCCGAAAAATGTCCGCCCAGTCGGCCAAAGAAAAGCCCGAAAGTCTGCGATTCCCCTTCCTGGACGACGAGGAAACCATCGCCACGCTGAAGGAGTCCAGAACCTTCTTCATCCTGCGGGGCCTCCCCGGCAGCGGGAAGTCCACGCTGGCTCAGGCGATTCAGGAGCGCTACAGGGACGGCTGCAAAGTCATCGCGGCCGAGAGCTACAAAATCAGCCCCGCCGTGAGAAGCGCCGTCCCCGAAGAGTATTGCAAAGTGGACGAGGATTTAGTTGACTATTGCAAACGAGACGTCAGCGTTATCGTTTTGGATGACACCCACCACGAAAGGGAACGGCTGGAGCAAATCTTTGACATTGCTGACAAATACCGCTACAAAGTCATCTTTGCGGAGCCCAAAACCCAGTGGAGGATGGATTGCTCCCAGCTTAAGGATAAGAACCAGTGGAAACTGACGGCGGAGGACCTGAAGAAGATGAAGCCCAGTTTGGAGAAGGAATTCCTGCCCATGTATTTTGGGTGGTTTCTGAGCAAAAGAAGCTCCGAGACGCTGAGGAAGGCCGGGCAGCTGTTCCTGGATGAGCTGGGAAGTCTCAAAGCCTTCAAAAAGGAGAGCAAATTCT TCACTTCTGAAGATCCCAAACTGAAAATAGATCTCACCAGCTACTTTGTGAAGAGGCCGCCCGGGGTCTTACACTGCACCACCAAATACACCGACTTTGGGAAGGCAGCGGGGGCTGAGGATTACGCACAGCAGGAG GCTGTGAGGGCTTCCTACGGCAAAGGCTTCACTTTGTCCATTTCTGGCCTGTTTGTCACAACCAAAACCGTCGGTGCTCGCGTGGAGCTGAACgatcagcagctgctgctgtggccgGGGGATGCTGATAAGGTCCAGGCGACCGACAGCCTCCCGAAGGGCAGCCGAGCTCACATCACTCTGGGCTGTGCCAGTGGAGTGGAAGCCGTTCAGACCGGGCTGGATCTGCTGGAGTTTGTGAAACTGGAGAAGGCGGGGAACAAAGGGGAAGAAGTGGGGGAAATTGGAGGAGGGAAACTGCAGTATTTTGGGAATGGGATGTGGATGCTCGTCCTGGCCAAAAAGATCGATGTCAGGGCCATTTTCTCGGGTTACTACGGAAAGGGGAAACTCGTGCCTACACAGAGCACCAACAAACGGGGCTCTGCGTTCAGTTCCTGCACCATCATCTAA